From a single Rutidosis leptorrhynchoides isolate AG116_Rl617_1_P2 chromosome 5, CSIRO_AGI_Rlap_v1, whole genome shotgun sequence genomic region:
- the LOC139846923 gene encoding probable methyltransferase At1g29790, with amino-acid sequence MDSPQSSTWSLSKNLFYLFILLSTNLLTLFISTTLYSSCSLTSTVNIPEVINDVTNTQLPPEFIDFTSPKDLPFGWNSNFDSDKLYPPVGSPCTLFPDELNRYMTYQVNGSCPDDELLAQKLLLKGCEPLPRRRCRPAASPEYVEPYPIPKSFWSTPSDSSVVWSAYTCKNYLCLINRKRDQKGFDDCKDCFDLEGREKNRWVDSKTRGGVDFGIDEVLEVKKDGLIRIGLDIGGGVGTFAVRMRERNITIVTTTMNLNGPFNSFIASRGVVPMYISISQRLPFFDNTLDIVHSMHVLSNWIPTTLLHFLVFDIYRVLIPGGLFWLDHFFCVGEQLEEVYTPLLDSIGFNKIKWVVGRKLDRGPELQEMYLSALLEKPLNNSW; translated from the coding sequence ATGGATTCACCTCAAAGCAGTACCTGGTCATTATCCAAAAACTTATTCTATCTTTTCATCCTATTATCAACAAATCTCTTAACATTGTTTATCTCTACCACATTATACTCTTCTTGTTCTTTAACTTCAACTGTAAACATACCAGAAGTCATCAATGATGTCACCAACACTCAACTGCCACCCGAATTCATTGACTTCACATCACCAAAAGACCTCCCATTTGGATGGAACTCAAATTTCGACTCGGATAAACTATACCCTCCAGTTGGAAGCCCATGTACCCTTTTCCCTGATGAACTTAACCGCTACATGACCTATCAAGTTAACGGATCCTGTCCAGATGACGAACTTTTAGCACAGAAATTATTACTCAAAGGCTGCGAGCCACTCCCTCGCCGCCGCTGCCGCCCCGCTGCATCGCCAGAGTATGTCGAACCTTACCCAATTCCGAAAAGCTTCTGGTCAACACCATCTGACTCATCGGTGGTCTGGTCAGCATATACTTGCAAGAACTACTTATGCTTGATCAACCGTAAGCGAGATCAAAAAGGGTTCGATGATTGTAAAGACTGTTTTGACCTTGAAGGTAGAGAGAAGAATAGATGGGTTGACTCCAAAACTCGGGGTGGTGTTGACTTTGGGATTGATGAAGTTTTGGAAGTCAAAAAGGACGGGTTGATCCGAATAGGTCTTGATATCGGAGGGGGTGTTGGTACATTTGCAGTTAGAATGAGAGAAAGGAACATAACTATTGTTACAACTACAATGAACTTGAATGGTCCTTTCAATAGTTTTATAGCATCAAGAGGTGTTGTACCTATGTATATTAGTATTTCTCAGAGACTACCTTTTTTCGATAACACATTAGATATAGTTCACTCGATGCACGTTTTGAGTAACTGGATACCAACAACGTTGCTACACTTTTTGGTTTTTGACATTTATAGGGTTCTTATACCAGGTGGGCTGTTTTGGCTTGATCATTTCTTTTGTGTAGGGGAGCAACTTGAAGAGGTTTATACACCACTTTTAGACAGCATTGGATTTAATAAAATAAAGTGGGTGGTAGGGAGGAAGTTGGACAGAGGACCTGAGTTACAAGAGATGTATCTTTCAGCATTGTTAGAAAAGCCTCTTAATAACTCTTGGTAG